From one Gracilinanus agilis isolate LMUSP501 chromosome 5, AgileGrace, whole genome shotgun sequence genomic stretch:
- the KRT84 gene encoding keratin, type II cuticular Hb4, translating to MSCRSFRVSSGRRVGNFSSCSAVVPQNLNRYHTNSVSCRSGVSSRGLGGFGSRSLYNVGSCSPRKVAVSSYPCGVGFRSGGRIGFGTGSGIGFGFGPSSASCFGAAGSNIGFGAGSSIGYGFGRPGFGYRVGGVGVPAAPSITAVTVNPSLLTPLNLEIDPNVQRVKKDEKEQIKTLNNKFASFIDKVRFLEQQNKLLETKWNFLQDQKCVRSNLEPLFESYVTNLRRQLDVVSSDRARLDAERNHLQDVLEGFKKKYEDEVVCRANTENEFVALKKDVDSAYLNKSDLDTNVEALMQENEFLRALYEEEIRLLHSQISETSVIVKMDNSRDLDLDGIVAEVKEQYEEIARRSRADAECWYQSKYEEMRVTAGVHCDNLRSTRDEINELNRLIQRLKAEIEHAKAQRAKMEAAVAEAEQQGEAALNDAKVKLADLEAALQQAKQDMARQLREYQDLMNIKLALDVEITAYRKLLEGEENRFCEGVGPVNISVSSSRGGVICGSEPFASSSSYARGSGQCFSGSSNIRTTTSSGVLSSGGLSRGSSRISAAGGDVAVTGGGSTMMVGEACAPCLPTESFSSSSGGRCARSSTVQFVSNTSSRRNKY from the exons ATGTCTTGCCGCTCCTTTCGGGTCAGCTCTGGCCGCCGTGTTGGCAACTTCAGCTCTTGCTCAGCAGTGGTTCCTCAAAATTTGAACCGTTACCATACCAACTCAGTCTCCTGCCGAAGTGGTGTCAGCTCTCGGGGATTAGGTGGTTTTGGAAGCCGGAGTCTATACAATGTTGGATCCTGTTCACCCCGAAAGGTGGCAGTGAGCTCTTATCCCTGTGGGGTTGGCTTTAGATCTGGTGGAAGGATTGGTTTTGGGACTGGAAGTGGCATTGGCTTTGGCTTTGGACCTAGCAGTGCATCCTGCTTTGGGGCTG CTGGTAGCAACATTGGCTTTGGGGCTGGAAGTAGCATTGGTTATGGGTTTGGCAGACCTGGTTTTGGGTATAGAGTTGGTGGAGTCGGAGTCCCGGCTGCACCTTCCATCACAGCTGTGACTGTCAACCCAAGTCTGCTGACACCTCTCAACCTGGAGATTGACCCCAATGTTCAGAGGGTGAAGAAGGATGAGAAGGAGCAGATCAAGACTCTGAACAACAAATTTGCTTCATTCATTGACAAG GTTCGATTCCTGGAACAGCAGAATAAGCTCCTAGAGACCAAGTGGAACTTTCTCCAAGACCAGAAATGTGTTAGGAGCAACCTGGAGCCACTCTTCGAGAGCTACGTCACCAATCTCAGACGGCAGCTGGATGTGGTCAGCAGTGACCGAGCCCGACTGGATGCTGAGAGGAACCACTTACAAGATGTTCTGGAGGGCTTCAAGAAGAA GTATGAAGATGAGGTAGTATGCCGGGCCAATACAGAGAATGAGTTTGTGGCTCTGAAGAAG GATGTGGATTCAGCTTACTTAAACAAGTCTGACCTGGACACCAATGTGGAAGCCTTAATGCAGGAGAATGAATTCCTGAGAGCTCTGTATGAGGAG GAGATCAGGTTGCTCCACTCCCAGATCTCAGAAACATCTGTCATTGTGAAAATGGACAACAGCCGAGACCTAGACTTGGATGGCATCGTTGCTGAAGTTAAGGAACAATATGAGGAGATCGCCAGGCGAAGCCGGGCTGATGCTGAATGCTGGTACCAGTCTAAG TATGAGGAAATGAGAGTGACAGCAGGCGTGCACTGTGATAACCTTCGGAGCACACGTGATGAAATCAATGAGCTAAACCGTCTGATCCAGAGGCTGAAGGCTGAGATTGAGCATGCCAAGGCTCAG CGTGCCAAGATGGAAGCTGCTGTCGCTGAAGCTGAGCAACAGGGAGAGGCAGCACTCAATGATGCCAAGGTCAAACTGGCTGACCTGGAGGCAGCTTTGCAGCAGGCCAAGCAGGACATGGCCCGTCAGCTGCGTGAGTACCAAGACCTGATGAATATCAAGTTGGCTTTGGATGTGGAGATCACCGCCTACAGGAAACTTCTTGAAGGTGAAGAGAACAG GTTCTGTGAAGGTGTTGGACCAGTGAATATAT ctgtgaGCAGCTCCAGAGGTGGTGTGATATGTGGCTCAGAACCCTTTGCCTCCAGTTCCTCCTATGCCCGAGGTAGTGGGCAATGCTTCTCGGGGAGCAGCAATATCCGTACCACTACTAGCAGCGGGGTCCTGAGTTCTGGGG GCCTGAGCAGGGGGTCGTCAAGGATCTCTGCTGCAGGCGGGGATGTAGCAGTCACCGGCGGAGGAAGCACTATGATGGTTGGTGAGGCATGTGCCCCCTGTCTCCCCACTGAGAGtttcagcagcagcagcggcggccGGTGTGCCCGCAGTTCCACTGTCCAGTTTGTCTCTAATACCTCATCCCGTCGAAACAAGTACTGA